TGAGTGGGCGCAGGCTTCCCCCTGGGAGCGGGGAGGGCCGGGGGCAGGCCTCTGCTTCCTGGGTCCTTCTCATCAGCATGCCGTGTCACAGCCATTGCTGTAAACTGCCCGAACGAGAAGGTGCTCTGGCTGCCACCGGATGTGTTGTGGGATTAACATTGCACAATAGAATTAGATCTGTTTCGTTTTCTGTGTGTTGCAGAGAAACATGATTTCTTGGCAGAGAGATGAGCGCTACTCTCCATTCGTTAATatgagtcacattttttatttccctaaaaGTAGTAAATTTTATGTAGAAATTGGTGTGGGTATCTAGGCTGATGTGGAGGCATCCATTTATGATGGGCCTGGTGAGCCGGGCTGTGTACGTGGTCCACAGGTGGGACTGTGACCTGGGAGAGTGGCCTGAGGCTTGGAACTCCCTCCCAAATCCCAGGACCGTCCCCCTCTGTGGGTGCACCTTTGCTGGCGGGTCAGTTCTTTTCCTGCATGTCATTAAGCAAAAGGCATTCACCTGTGGTTGTGAATTTTGGTGTACACAAATTAGGAGCTAGGACAGAAAAAAGGACCTTCATGCTCTCGACCTTTATTCTGTTTATATTTATAACTGGACTGTTTTTAGCCATTTTTCCAGGCTTATCTTCTGGGAGAGCTATCAAAAGAGAAATGTGTTTCAGTTTCAGACGTCTGACacgatttttttcatttatgagtTGATGAAAAtaacttcattgactatgtgtcACGAGACACTATTGTGTCCTGTGGAGAAAAAGACAGTTGCATTGCCTACCTGCTGTATAACTGTGTCTTTAGATACCTGGGGAAAGGTCAGTTCAGTATTTCCGTCTTGACAAGAAATCCACAGTGTACTCCCAAGCTGTACACCTCGGGGAAGCCTCGACTCTTGTGTGAGCGCATGCTGCGTGCCCGAGTGCCCACGGTAATGGCTGATCTATTTCCTGCAGTGTATCAACCGGGAGGCACGGGCGGCCAACTTTTCTAGCTCGCTCAACCTGCCGGACAAGACCCTGCAGTTTGTCAAAGACCACCCTCTGATGGACGACTCTGTGACCCCGATAGACAGTAGGCCCCGGCTGATCAAAGGCGACGTGAACTACACGCAGATTGTGGTGGACAGGGCCCGGGCCCTGGATGGAACCATCCACGACGTCATGTTTGTCAGCACAGGTGGGTCCCTGGGTAAGAACATGGGTACGTCCagtagtggctcagtggtaaagaatccacctgccaacgcaagagacacaggttcaatgcctgggttgggaagatcccttggagaagggaagggcacccgctccagtgttcttgtcaggagaatcccacagacagaggagcctggtgggctacagtttataggactgcaaaaagtcagacacgacttgagcaACCAAACAATAAAGTCCAGCTAATCTCTGCCACACGGAGCCAGCATCTCACCCAGGTGCCCGAGTAGTGGGAGGATTTGTTAGTGTGTGGGAGGATTTCTGAGAAGTCCCCACACCTGGGTGGCTTCAGATCTCTGTGACCATCAGAACACCTGGAGCACCAGTTAAAAATGCAGGTCCTGACCCAGATCTAGAAATTCAGGTCTGATGGGTCTGGGCTGGTGCAGAGGGAGGCCAGGTGGTGCCATGGAGGCGAGGTGAGAGCTGCAGACAGGCACGTCCTGCCTCCCTGAGTGAACAACTGGGCTCGAGACCTGTCCTGACCTGCCGTGGGAGACACACCTCTTCTGGTGGCCCGTAGATGCCAACACAAGTTTCCTGGAATGGAAATGGTGACCAGGCAaaagagcagcagcagcgggcAGGCTCTGTGGTCAGTCCTGGGTGCTGCCCAGCCACTGGCTGCCCCTGCCTGGGGCTCCTGGTGGGCTGGCACCCCCAGAGGCCTGTGGTGCCTAAGAACCACGTCACATTTATTTGGATGACACAGTGTTGACCATTCTGATGGGGAGTATTGGACTTAACAAAGagctgtttattttttcagaaaaagatgGGGATGACCCATGCCAGCTGGGTGTCCAGTTGTTTATTTTGCCCATGACTCTTCCCTTTGTGGGTCTAATGCAAAAACATCATCTGTTTCTAAGCCTCCTGTTGGGGAAGGTGCAGGAGGCAGAAGGGTGACTGTTTGCTGCTGTGGCCAACAGCGCCAgcaccgtccccttctcctggggacTGACGTGCAGCTTTCACCTTGCAGACCGGGGTGCCCTGCACAAAGCCATCAGCCTTGAGAATGACATCCACATCATTGAGGAGACTCAGCTCTTCCAGGACTTCGAGCCCATCCAGAGCCTGTTGCTGTCTTCCAAGAAGGTAAGTCCCCGGGGGCTGGCAGGGCGGCCCCACATTTCAGTGACCTCAGGGCGGGCTGGGCCAGGTAGGCCCCGTCGTCCATCTGGCCCAGATGAACCTACCTTCAGGCTGTTACAGAAAGTTCTTCCGTGAGCTGTGGGGTACAGGgaagacaaagtgaaagtgttagttgctcagttgtgtacaactctttgtgaccccatggactatagcccaccaggctcctctgtccttcaggattctccaggcaagaatactggagtgggttgccattcccttctccaggggatcttcccgacccagggatcgaacctgcatcccctgcattgccaggcggattcttaaccactggaccacaaggaagtccCAAAATTTTCATATGTCACAAAATGTTAGTCTTTTGATTCTTCTTCAATTATTTGAATATGTGAAAATTGTTCTTAGTGGGTGGGCTGCCCAGAAGCAGCACGCCGGCTGGATCTGCCCTGCAGTCCACAGGCGGTCCTCAGCTGTGCATACCAGGTGGCCTTTGGGAAACGTGCCTCCCGGTTTACAGCTGGGGTGGAGAGTAAGGAGCAGAGTGCGGGCCCGGCTTCATGTGGCCTCGTCCACATCCAGCTCCAGGTGCATGGCTGTGAACCTGGGCGGGCCAGTcctgtctctgtttcctcctctgtgcagTGAAGTTTGGCAGCCTCTGGGAGGGTCCTGGCCCTGCCCTGTGACGTCCCCCATGCTGTAGCCCCTGGGCTGATAGACTCTAGTCAGCACCAGAAATTGGCCACCTGGCCACACGTCACATTCCCTTCTGCTGCGGGGCCCCCCATCACTCAGCCTCTCCCACCTGTACCCCGTTTGTAAAGCCTGGCTTAGGGGCACCAGGCTGGCCTGTCCCTGCTTCATATGACATCGCCCTGTTGTTGAGATTTTCCCTCTGGACCCACAGCACTCCTGAGCTTTCCTCCCTTCATGCTGGAAAGAGGTCATTCCTCTGGCCTCCCAGAACATCCTCCCTGCCCTGGGTCCTGGTGGGAGCTACATGTGGCTTGTAGGGCCCAGGCTCAGCCCTTCCTCAGCCCCGGGGCCATGGGCAGCAGGATTGGGCCCCTGACAGGCAGgcgagaaagaaaagaaagtgacgTCTTGGTCAGGCTTGCATTGCAaatgctgcacgtgggctttcatCCTCTCCCCTTCATCATGAGCTTGAGGAGTTGCGTCTGGTTCTCAGTCTCCTGTTGCAGGGTCCCCTCCCCTCTCAGCCCCTGCAGTGTGTGTCTTCTCCCTCCAATTCTGAAAGGGAAGGAAGACGGAATAGCCTGGTGGAGTTAGGCTCGCAGACTTAGATCTGTGCCTCTCGAGCAGGTGCTTTTGGCCACCCTTCGCCATGCCCTCCTGTACAGTTTGTTGAAATAAGGAAACCCAGGGGCCCTTCTGGGCACTGCCGTGTGGTTCAGGTGCCTCAGCCAAGCGCGCTTAAGGCCTCCAAACGGTCAAATACTCATCAGAACCAAGGCCGGGCCCCCAGTGTGGACATGTGGTGAGAACAGGGCTCAGCTCTGTTCACGAGACATCATTCCCGGACCCAGCTGGCCCTGCCATCCTGACCCAAGTCTTCGTGGTCACTGATCCCATGGGAAGGATGGGGGCAGGATCACCCACTGGAAGGTCTCACAGGTCAGTCCTTTGCTCACTCCCTGCAATCAGGAATGGTCAGGTGGCCTGGGAGGGAGGCTGGCACCCCAGAGAGGGAATCGCCTTTCCCCACAGGAGCCCCCATTGCTCTGGGGCCCGGCTCATTTGCCTAGAACAGATGAAAACGCATTGTGCAGTCATGGGGTCCCACACCTCCTGGGCTGGTGGGCTCAGGGTGGCTTTGGAATGCTGGCTGTGCTGCCATGGCAGCAGGAAGTGGCTGTTTAGGGTGAAAAGACACCAGTTcctccctccccgctccccaccGGCAGGCTCTCCTGGGTCAGTCATGCCTGGTCCTCATTGCAGAAAGCTAATGAGCAGCACACAGTCTTCACTGGagcgggcggggtgggggtggggtggagtggtgCGGTTCCTTGTCACTACCTCCTGTCCTCTCGTGACAAGTGCATTGTAGTAAATGCACTTCATAAATTgtaccattttaattatttttgcgtGTACACCTTAGAAGCATTACATACATTCACACAGTGAAACCCTCCTCCCCATCCATCCCCAGAACTTCATATCTTACAACACTAAAACTCCATACCCGTTAACCACTAAGTCCCCCTTCCTCCCATTCCCCAGCCCCTAGCACCCAGCCCTCTGCATTCCACCTCTGTGTCTTTGACTACTCTAAGAAGAACCTCGTGTCAGTGGAACCCGACAACATTCGTCCTTTTGAGGTGGGCCTGTTTCCCTGAGCATCctaaaggttcatccatgttgtagcagctGACAGGATCGCCTTCCTGTTTGGGGCTGAGTAGCGTTCCATCCTGTGCATACCCATCTGCTTTATTCACCCCCTGGTAGACACTGGGGTTGTCTCTCCCCTGCTGCATGAACAGGCCTGCTCTCGTCTCTGGTGTGTACGTGGCAGGCGTGCCCTGGGTCCAGGGGCCAGGCTAAGTGTGGTTTTTCTGGGAACATTCTGTAATGGTGAGATACCACCTGTGCAGCAAAGGTGGGAGTCCCTCCAGCTCTGGCCACATCCATCCACAACCACCCATGCGTGGACCCAGAGATGAGAGCCCAGTGCTGCAGCTGAGGGCACAGTCCCCCAGAGGGTGGGGGCCTGAGCATGTGCATACTCAGCACATCTCACAGGAGCCAGGTGGCCCCCGGCCGGCTTGTTTTCTCTCACGCAAGAGTTGAGGTGCAGTAGTCCTGCAGCCCTTCCCCAGCGCTCCTCAGAACCTGAGCAGGTCTGCTGGCAGCAGCAGCCTAACTCACCTCCACACTCCCGATCCTCACGTTCCCATGACCTGCTTTCTGACTCTAGGGCCACACGTGGCCTTGGCACCTTTCCTCAGTCCCCCTGGTCTGGATGGCTCCCCATCTGCCCTTGTCTTGGTGACCTTGACACTTTTGGAGAGCACTGGCCAGCATTTTGTGGAATGCCTCTCCGTTTTGGGTATACCTGGTGTTTCTTGTGTTTAGATTGACGTTGAGCATTTTGGGGAGATGACCTTTGTCTCAGGAAGGTGAAGTCAGTGTGACCtcttgatttttgtgttttgttttttggctgtgtccAGTTTTACttttagcatgtgggatcttcattgcagcatgcaggatatagttccctgaccaaggccCAAACCCAGGAGCATTGGGAGTatgtagtcttagccactggaccactgtgTTATCCCCACACTCTGTGGTCAGTGGGAGCAGCCCACCCCAGGGGGCCAGGAGCCAAGCCCCAGCTCCTGGAGGGAGGGGTTGAAGAGTTTGGGGGCCACATTCAGCCCCCGCAGTGGCTGATGCTTAGTTGTGGgcaactgtgggcttccctggtggctcagatggtaaagaatacgccctcaatgcaggaggcttgggtttgatccctaggttgggaagatcccctggagaagggaatggcagtatccttgcctggaggattccatgaacagaggagcctggtgggctacagtccatggggtcacaaagaatcagacatgactgagcaagtaatgCTCTGAGGCTAAATAGACACTCAATTCCCTCTTGTCCACTGACTTTGGTGTCCACCCGTGGGCCTTGCCTGCTGCGGTCACTGCTATGAGGTCTCAGGCCACTTTACTGTTCCACATTCATTGGGATGGGTCAGGTGCAGTCATGGGGGCTCAGCCCTGCCCTGTTGGGGAGCAAGGGCTGGAGGCTGAATGGGCTGTAGGGCGGGGGGATGGAGCCAGCCTGGGACAggctgccccctccccaacccaggccacctgccccACTTTGCAGGAGTGTCCACACCCTCGCCAGGGCCCTTCTATAGGATCCTGCTGAAGTTGCCCGCTGGGCCAGTCATCCCAGCAAACTTTTCCTCCCCTCTGAGTCACAGATCCCAACTGTGATCTGAGATGTCGTCCTGATTCCTTCTTACGAATACAGGGTGCTCCTGGCCTCAGTGCCCAGGTCTCTGCCTACGTGGACAGGCCAGCACTGGGCCGGCTCTCTGTCACTTGTCTTCACAGTGTGACGCCATCACAGGGGCACTGCCCTCTCTCTTAACTGTGCTCACACATGGTGGGTCTGTGACCCCTGGGCCTTCGAGACATCACAGGCCAGGGgatctggggtcacacagggacTTTGCACTCCAGCCAGACAGGTTACTTGAAAACGCGTTTCCGAGGACAGAGGCTGTGTCTCATCTGAGTCTCAAATACGAAGCGTCGTGTAAACTTGGCAGTCTTTTGACATTAAACAAAGGCCTTTCTAGAATTTCAAGGTGAGAGTGACTCaccagcaaggagagagaaaacgCTGAGCTTCTGAATCGCCAGCCCTGAGTCTCCTGGTGGGCTTCAGGTGGATGCCGAAGGGCAGCCTTTGTTGTAGTTGAGCTCAATGAGAAAAATCAGCCTGCCCAATGGCACTCAGTTTTCCTTCTGTGTTGTGGGCTCTGGGGCCATCAGCCTGAGAGGGAGATGTCCCGGGCCCAGTGCTGCGGAGCACGGAGGAGCCTGCCCtgctctctgctcctctccctggtagctcagatggtaaagaatctgcctgcagtgcaggacacccaggttcaatccctgggtcgggaagacctcctggagaaggaaatggctacccactccagtattcttgcctggagaatcccattgacagaggagcctggagagctacagttcacgggtcacaaaagagtcagacacgacagagcaactaacactcatgGCCACTCTGAGCATGGCTCTCCATTTCCCTAGCTGTGTTCATTTCTCGTAAATGTCGACGCGAGAGCAGTGACTGCCTCCTCACTTGTCTTCCTCTGTTTATTAAAACTCTGTTTGCTCTCCTCTGACGTTCACTGCGGCCTCGCTGGATTCACACACTGACATGTGTCGTCTCTGTGCTGGGGTTCACGTGTTGGGAACATGAGATGAGTTTTGGAGGCTGTGGCCTCTTGCCTAGTGAGGCTGGGAGGGCGGCCGGAAGTGTCAGGCTAGTGCATCTTCCTGCACATGGAGCTGGCAGAGGAGGTGCAGGGAAGCACTGCTGGCAAGTAGGGTGAGGGTGGGTGCttggaaggggaaggaggagttTGGACCAAGGCCCAGTGTACTCTGAGTTACTCTGTGGACTCCCCCCAGCCCGCAAAACCACACACTGCCCATGATGTCACAATGCTGCTATGCAGATCTGTCCAGGATCTAACCTGGCCTCATACCACTGCCTCTTCCAGAAGCTCGGGGAGATGCCTTGTCACCATTCCCTGTGAGCTAGAGAAGCACCCAGCCCTTGAAcgctgcccccaccccatgcccccCGTGCTTGTCTGCTTCACACCCACAGGGCAGGAAGTTTGTCTATGCCGGTTCCAACTCTGGCGTGGTGCAGGCCCCTGTGGCCTTCTGCGGGAAGCATGGCACCTGCGAGGACTGCGTGCTCGCCCGGGACCCCTACTGCGCCTGGAGCCCAGCCGTGGCCGCCTGTGTCGCCCTGCACCAGACTGATGGCCCCAGCAGGTACCGTGCATGGCAAGCtggtgcccagcccagccccacagcCTGACGCGTGTGCACCCTGTAACCGTGCCCCATTGTCTTGCAGGGGACTGATTCAGGAAATGAATGGGGACGCGTCCACTTGCCCTGGTAAGTTGCCGGTCCCCGCCACCTCCCCGTTAGGGGCAGCCGGGTCTCCTAACCATTTCATGATGCTTTGCTGTTGTAGCATTTCGCacgttttgtttttctttctctactcgGAACAGAGGTCGAGTATCTCGTGGCAGACCCCTGTGATGTTTCTTTGTCCCTTGTATTGCAAAACAGGATGCCGAAGCCATGCAGAGTGTGTTTACTGGAAGGCACTCTCATCCCAAACCGTGACTTCCACTCTTGATGTAACTCTCTCTTCCGCTTAGCTTAGGGCCACACctcttgtggggcttcccaggtggctcagtggataaagaatccacctgcaatgcaggagatgcaggagacatgggtttgatccctgagttgggaagatcccctggaggagggcatggcaacctactccagtattcttgcctggggaatcccatggacagaggagcctggcagaggagcctgggggtcacaaagagtcaggcgcaactgagcaactgagcatacatgcctACACACCTCTTGTGAGACGGAGGGAGGTGCTCAGGAGAGATTAGTTCCCATTCCCCTTAGGTCATCCCACCCCTGCCAGGAGGTCAGGCACGTTCCAGCTGAAGGCAGGTGTGCCCTGGGCTCCCATCCCTAACCTGACAGATGTCATCAGTTAAGACAGGTTTAGGAGGAGGGGGCAAGGCCCACCGAGCTGCTAGCAGAAGTTTGATACCTTTGACTTGGCATCGCCACCAGAAGGCACAGCTGGCTGCTGTGCAGCCTGCCTGGCCTGGGAGTTCTCCCCGTCCCCCGGGGCTGCCACTGGGAGctcatctttgctttttggtcaCGCATGTCTTTATCTCCTTAGCTGTTCTGGAAGATTCCATGTTGCTCCACTGGGTGAAATTCTTGTGTCCTCTTGTACGTGTTGACCTATTTTTGAGAGAAGTATTGAGCAGGGTTGTTGATGCTGtgcacatttattttaatgttccagataaaattaaagaaagttaCCTGCAGCATTTTTTCAAGCATGGCGGCACAGCAGAACTCAAATGTTCCCAAAAGTCCAACCTGGCCCGGGTGGTATGGAAGTTCCAGAACGGCGTGCTCAAGGCCGAAAGCCCCAAGTACAGCTTGGTAGGCAGAAAGAACCTGCTCATCTTCAATCTGTCTGAAGGAGACAGCGGGGTGTATCAGTGCCTGTCGGAGGAGAGGGTCAAGAACAAGACGATCTTGCAGGTGGTGGCCAAGCATGTTCTGGAGGTCAAGACAGTCCAGCGAACCACAGTGGCCTCTACCTCTCCAGCCACACGGACAGAAGGCAGTCGGATCACCCCCAGAGTGTCAGTGGGGCCCACCCCAGTCTCCTTTCCTCAGACCCCAGCCGTGCAGGTCACCACGCCGGGTGCTGTCCCCCCACCATCCAGCCCTGTGGCACCCACTAGTACGTCCTGCGAACCAAAGATCGTCATCAACACGGTCCCGCAAGTCCACTCGGAGAAGACGTTGTATCTAAAGTCCAGTGACAACCGCCTCCTcatgtttctcttcctcttcttcttcgcCCTCTTCCTCTGCCTCGTCTCCTACAACTGCTATAAGGGCTACCTGCCCGGACAGTGCTTGAAATTCCGCTCGGCCATGCTCCTCGGGAAGAAGAAGCCCACGTCGGACTTCTCAGACTTTGAGCAGAGTGTGAAGGAGACGCTGGTGGAGCAGGGCAGCTTCTCCCAGCAGAATGGGGGACAGCCCAAGCCAGCCCTGGACACCGGCTACGAGACAGAGCAGGACACGATGGCCAGCCGGCTGCCCACTGACCGGGAGGACTCGCAGAAGATCGACGAGCTCCCGGTCAGGGACCGGCCGTTCGACGTCAAGTGCGAGCTGAAGTTCGCCGACTCGGATGCGGACGGGGACTGAGGCTCCGGCCGCCCGCAGGGTCTCTGTGTTGCCAGTTCAGTGCTCCATCCAGTGCTGCGTAGGTAGCCGTCGTCAGCAAACCTCAGCcttctgtgtcttttctcttGGGTCGCACTTGTGACTTGGTTTCTCTTTGTCCTTGTGGAAAACAGCAAGCATTGAGTCTGGCGTCCCTGGTCGGTGGCGTGTTTGGAGTCGTGCCCGCAGGCTCACCCGCGGCCGCTCTGCGGCAGAAAGATGGCCAGACTGCCACTGGTCTGAGAAGAAGGGCCATGAACGTCCCCTCCTCGTAGCAGCCACTGAAAGATAATTTAATTCCAGATTGGAAATGACATTTTAGTTTATCAGATTGGTAACTTATCACCTGTTGTCCAGGTTGGCACGGACCTTTCCTTCCACGTCGTTACTTTTTAGGATTTTGCTTTAATTATGTTGGCGTGTtgggtcattttatttttttaattactaaagcAGATGTTTTAATATTTGGAAGATGTACATCTTCTGAATTTTGTTGTATATTAGGATAAAGGTATGGCTTACGTTGCTTAAGATTCTCAGGGATAAACTTACTTTTGCTAAATACATTCTTTTCCGCTTTTAGAAACGTAGACAAAAATCATCTCTTGAtcacacttctttttttaattattcttaaaattttgttcCTTGAGGGAAGCGTCGttttcagagatttttctttctgtacctTTTTACTCTTGTCTTAACTCTTTCGAGGAGAAGGCTATGAGGGACCATTCCACGACACTGGGCAGAGTTTGGAGGGAGGGACGGGCCCCAGACTGCTATGGATGGAGCTGGGCTAGCCCAGAGCTGAGAGGACAAGCGTGTTACAATCTAATGCCCATGGCCACTGGTGAAAACGTCTTGTTCAGGCAGAATGTTCTCCAGGATGTCTTGGTCATCTGAAcatctccttttccattttgcttCCATCTCATGCTCTCTGCCTGCCCAAACTCTCTGTTTGGCTTAACTGAGTTGTCCACAACTGGAAAAGAGCTGGGTGGCCAGGGGGCAGCCAGGCCAGTGAccacagccccccagcccccacatgCTGCTGCCGCAGACCTGCCAAGCCTGGCGCCATCTGTCAAGGTGCAAGTGGGCTACACGGTCCTACCGTCACCGACGTCACACTCCACCTCCTGCTTTCCAGACGCCCACAAGAGGAGGCTTTCTTTCCGTGGCAAAGAGCAATAAACTCTGagcgtgtgtgcctgtgtggcCGATGTCATCTTCCAGCATGATAGGATTTGACCGTTCTGGTGTAAACATTTGTGTTTTATAagatttactttgtttttatttttctactttgaatTGTATACATTTGGAAAGTAACCGAATAAACAGAAGCTTATATCCTTGATGCGGGGACGTGGTTCTCTGCGGCTCCTCTGCCGCCTCCCCGCGTGGCCTGGGCCCCTTTTCTCTCCTG
This portion of the Bubalus bubalis isolate 160015118507 breed Murrah chromosome 3, NDDB_SH_1, whole genome shotgun sequence genome encodes:
- the SEMA4D gene encoding semaphorin-4D isoform X1 — encoded protein: MRMCGPVGGLLTALAVVFGTAVAFAPVPRITWEHREVQLVQFHEPGIFNYSALLLSEDEDTLFVGAREAVFALNAHNVSKKQHEAYWKVSEDKKARCAEKGKSKQTECLNYIRVLQPLSTSALYVCGTNAFQPACDHLNLTSFKFLGRNEDGKGRCPFDPAQSYTSVMVDGELYSGTSYNFLGSEPIISRNSTHSPLRTEYAIPWLNEPSFVFADVVRESPEGEDLGDDRVYFFFTEVSVEYEFVFKLMIPRIARVCKGDQGGLRTLQKKWTSFLKARLICSRPDSNLVFNVLRDVFVLRSPDLKEPVFYGVFTPQLNNVGLSAVCAYNLSTAEAVFSRGKYMQSATVEQSHTKWVRYNGAVPTPRPGACINREARAANFSSSLNLPDKTLQFVKDHPLMDDSVTPIDSRPRLIKGDVNYTQIVVDRARALDGTIHDVMFVSTDRGALHKAISLENDIHIIEETQLFQDFEPIQSLLLSSKKGRKFVYAGSNSGVVQAPVAFCGKHGTCEDCVLARDPYCAWSPAVAACVALHQTDGPSRGLIQEMNGDASTCPDKIKESYLQHFFKHGGTAELKCSQKSNLARVVWKFQNGVLKAESPKYSLVGRKNLLIFNLSEGDSGVYQCLSEERVKNKTILQVVAKHVLEVKTVQRTTVASTSPATRTEGSRITPRVSVGPTPVSFPQTPAVQVTTPGAVPPPSSPVAPTSTSCEPKIVINTVPQVHSEKTLYLKSSDNRLLMFLFLFFFALFLCLVSYNCYKGYLPGQCLKFRSAMLLGKKKPTSDFSDFEQSVKETLVEQGSFSQQNGGQPKPALDTGYETEQDTMASRLPTDREDSQKIDELPVRDRPFDVKCELKFADSDADGD